In a genomic window of Phaeodactylum tricornutum CCAP 1055/1 chromosome 6, whole genome shotgun sequence:
- a CDS encoding predicted protein, whose amino-acid sequence MASCTVDECAGNDRILGVVRSRTDGCQSRLWDDTEALEKANAEKMQLQNQLRATDCGSDTMALSTAYPDRNVRTGGRCKSISESNLNSEKNAEHSSISDGLDLAESAGSIEISSEVSAFAGKERSGPPIARDMDRSTAPLDVIDPPSAVRGPSYTGNMGVIAEVVPQPQCEELRTPIGICSIDDCLLDPKLNHCFDGPPVATPFLKDVERLHRLVDRHDWNKLHRLIIHQPDLARQVMSTTCQGERNQCTLLHAVLLRSSPKDQVAISIDTIDAVLTAHPSALLLPDTRGRLPLHIALLRSASPFVLRYILKARIQAIRQADEDGNLPLHYACSYGTPTVALDILREWPKACQISNHRNRLPLHGLCSVWFDKDEVHGCKDNVSPCWLQVLNTMLDMYPQAAWAKDRQGRLPIHVLCATHPHVPFNVLHVLITLHPASLLVGDVTGQVPADLVVRSGGRWSKTCDNDVVLQYLMERTQRERRPTQSPITRLLGMGAHKGKRRKKPHVLIDLRDCYG is encoded by the coding sequence ATGGCCTCTTGTACCGTGGACGAGTGTGCCGGGAATGATCGAATCCTTGGCGTCGTTCGATCGCGAACGGACGGATGTCAGAGTCGGCTTTGGGACGATACCGAGGCGCTTGAAAAGGCTAATGCTGAAAAGATGCAATTGCAGAATCAGCTGCGTGCGACTGATTGTGGCTCGGATACGATGGCACTGTCAACGGCATATCCTGACAGGAACGTACGTACCGGAGGACGGTGTAAGAGTATTTCCGAGTCGAACCTCAATTCGGAGAAGAATGCTGAGCACTCGTCCATCAGTGACGGTCTGGATCTCGCGGAGAGTGCCGGGAGTATAGAGATCAGCTCGGAAGTCAGCGCCTTCGCAGGAAAGGAAAGATCGGGGCCTCCAATCGCACGGGATATGGATCGTTCGACAGCACCCTTGGATGTTATCGATCCTCCATCAGCCGTCAGAGGACCATCTTATACGGGCAATATGGGAGTTATTGCTGAAGTCGTGCCACAGCCTCAGTGTGAAGAGCTACGGACGCCAATCGGAATTTGTTCCATAGACGATTGCTTGCTCGATCCGAAACTAAACCACTGTTTCGATGGCCCTCCTGTCGCCACACCGTTTCTCAAGGACGTTGAACGATTGCATCGTCTTGTGGATCGCCACGAttggaacaaattgcatcGTCTCATCATTCACCAGCCAGATTTAGCTCGTCAAGTGATGTCCACCACTTGTCAAGGTGAACGCAACCAGTGCACGCTTCTGCATGCTGTTTTGTTGCGGTCGTCGCCCAAGGATCAGGTTGCCATCTCCATCGATACTATCGACGCAGTCCTAACAGCCCACCCGTCAGCTTTACTACTACCGGATACACGCGGACGCCTGCCTCTGCACATCGCCTTGCTACGGAGCGCGTCACCTTTTGTTTTGCGATACATTCTGAAAGCTCGGATTCAAGCGATTCGACAAGCTGACGAGGACGGTAACCTTCCTCTCCACTACGCTTGCTCGTACGGCACACCAACTGTTGCGCTCGACATTCTTCGGGAGTGGCCCAAAGCTTGTCAAATCTCGAATCATCGCAACCGCTTACCTCTTCACGGACTCTGTAGTGTCTGGTTCGACAAGGACGAGGTACACGGATGCAAGGACAATGTCAGTCCTTGCTGGTTGCAAGTGCTGAACACTATGCTCGATATGTATCCCCAAGCAGCATGGGCCAAGGATCGACAAGGTAGACTTCCCATCCATGTTTTATGTGCCACCCATCCTCACGTTCCGTTCAACGTGTTGCACGTCTTGATTACACTGCATCCCGCGTCTCTGTTGGTCGGAGACGTAACCGGTCAGGTTCCAGCAGATCTTGTAGTCCGATCTGGTGGGCGCTGGAGTAAGACTTGCGACAATGACGTTGTCCTTCAGTACCTAATGGAACGCACACAGCGGGAACGACGTCCGACTCAGTCACCCATTACGAGATTACTGGGCATGGGCGCTCACAAAGGGAAGCGTCGCAAGAAACCGCACGTCCTAATTGACTTACGTGATTGCTACGGATAG
- a CDS encoding predicted protein, whose protein sequence is LPALRDGPPTKREELFVAKLKLCSVIFSFDDPTADKRGKDMKRQTLLELVDFVNTPAGQKVFTESVMGDLMAMVSANVCRALPPATDDFDPEEDEPVLEPAWPHLQVAYEFFLRFIVSSEVNAKAAKKYVDQKFCLQLVELFDSEDPRERDYLKTILHRIYGKFMSHRSFIRRAISNVFYRFVYETERHNGIGELLEILGSIINGFAIPLKKEHLQFLARALIPLHKPKCVALYHQQLSYCIIQYVEKDADTATPILNGFFKCWPWSNSGKQVMFLNELEEILELLGADQLAQVSTMLFTNLARCLDSDHFQVVERALFLWNNEHLVNSGCLSRLNAQTVLPIIYGPLYKNSSGHWNATVEGLAQNVLKMYMEYDLALYDRCTAAYFREEEEAKKKLEALQDKWALIEKEANSIAPALLLAK, encoded by the coding sequence TTACCTGCTCTGCGGGATGGGCCGCCGACGAAACGAGAAGAATTGTTCGTTGCGAAGCTCAAGCTTTGTTCCGTTatcttttcgtttgacgaCCCCACGGCTGACAAGCGAGGCAAGGACATGAAGCGTCAAACTCTCCTTGAACTCGTAGACTTTGTCAATACTCCGGCTGGTCAAAAGGTCTTTACCGAATCCGTCATGGGCGATCTCATGGCCATGGTCTCCGCTAACGTCTGCCGGGCGCTACCGCCTGCCACGGACGACTTTGACCCCGAAGAAGATGAACCTGTCCTGGAACCCGCTTGGCCTCATCTGCAAGTCGCGTACGAATTCTTCTTACGCTTCATTGTAAGTTCCGAAGTTAACGCAAAGGCGGCTAAAAAGTACGTGGACCAAAAGTTTTGCCTGCAGCTCGTTGAACTCTTTGACAGCGAGGATCCACGGGAACGCGATTACCTCAAAACCATATTGCACCGGATCTACGGCAAGTTTATGTCGCACCGCTCATTCATTCGACGGGCCATTTCGAACGTCTTTTATCGTTTTGTGTACGAAACGGAACGCCACAACGGAATCGGGGAGCTCTTGGAAATTCTTGGATCCATTATCAATGGCTTCGCTATTCCGCTCAAAAAGGAGCATTTGCAGTTCTTGGCCCGGGCACTGATTCCTTTGCACAAGCCCAAATGTGTCGCATTGTACCACCAGCAACTTTCGTACTGTATTATTCAATACGTGGAAAAGGATGCTGACACGGCTACGCCCATCCTGAATGGCTTTTTCAAGTGCTGGCCGTGGAGCAATTCGGGAAAGCAAGTCATGTTCCTGAACGAACtcgaagaaattttggaGTTGCTCGGTGCCGATCAACTCGCCCAGGTGTCAACTATGCTTTTTACAAATTTGGCTCGTTGTCTCGATTCCGATCACTTTCAGGTCGTCGAACGGGCTTTGTTTTTATGGAACAATGAACATTTGGTGAATTCAGGTTGCCTGTCCCGATTGAATGCTCAAACAGTCCTGCCGATTATCTATGGCCCTCTCTACAAGAATTCGTCGGGACATTGGAATGCGACGGTGGAAGGATTGGCCCAAAATGTCTTGAAAATGTACATGGAGTATGACCTGGCTTTGTATGACCGGTGCACGGCAGCCTACTTtcgcgaagaagaagaggctAAAAAGAAACTGGAAGCGCTGCAGGACAAATGGGCCTTGATCGAAAAGGAGGCCAACAGCATCGCACCCGCGCTTCTATTGGCCAAGTGA
- a CDS encoding predicted protein — protein MPHNGKSTAIEEDLRQGCPTTTASAVEDEPEGLLFWLESTDANIQTAFVSSLPLPLPSDCNSLVRRGGSDPHFRSHLTLTCSFRKIDSGSSSTESPNAKGPAESKSDISWTLYINAATNVTGTVERFVSRFLLRIQLQSIRFLQPTRILVHNTHGGELCLGPSVWQAFVETLSPNHYRNHTNHSTDTKSSISTINLELVNLNLSPLHCDILARADLRRIHLTLRLCFVQDTHRALLRAVASNGSTDASQVRGLRGLTLSDVIFGSSDYKIALWDALGSSTFLRHFQPCPVANPHDHDYYQAMLKALTQQNTALQTLNLSHHVMSDATWTQLCQYTLASHPTLESLDVRGCLVSPEIAFATLYENNNGSGVKTPLQKNGDSQSSDAMPTVPRTRVLLELVRTNPRIRHIRYSSDGAHADNDVPPSHLRSTLETALCHNRYRDAVSTFLDASRDGSKLSLLPNALAKMQTEPDCMAAASLSYTLLSQTIDILRL, from the coding sequence ATGCCACACAATGGAAAGAGTACCGCAATCGAGGAGGACTTGCGACAGGGCTGTCCGACTACGACAGCAAGCGCCGTGGAGGACGAGCCCGAAGGCCTTCTCTTTTGGTTGGAAAGTACGGACGCCAACATTCAGACAGCCTTCgtttcgtcgttgccgttACCGCTACCGTCAGACTGCAACAGTTTAGTCCGTAGAGGAGGATCCGATCCCCATTTTCGTTCCCACCTGACGTTGACTTGTAGCTTCCGGAAGATCGACTCCGGATCCTCCTCTACGGAATCACCCAACGCGAAGGGTCCTGCCGAGTCCAAATCGGACATATCCTGGACCCTCTATATCAATGCAGCGACCAACGTTACCGGTACAGTCGAACGCTTTGTTTCGCGTTTTCTTCTCCGCATACAGCTGCAGTCGATCCGATTCCTCCAACCAACAAGGATTCTGGTACACAACACGCACGGTGGGGAGCTCTGTCTGGGACCGTCGGTCTGGCAAGCCTTTGTCGAAACACTCTCCCCCAATCACTACCGCAATCACACGAACCATTCCACCGACACCAAGTCAAGCATATCTACCATAAATCTGGAATTGGTCAATCTGAATCTGTCCCCTTTACACTGCGATATTTTGGCACGGGCGGATCTGCGACGGATCCATTTAACCTTGCGCTTGTGTTTCGTGCAAGATACCCATCGTGCATTGCTACGCGCCGTAGCCTCCAACGGCAGTACTGACGCGTCCCAGGTACGGGGCTTGCGCGGTTTGACGCTGTCGGACGTGATCTTTGGATCGTCCGACTATAAAATTGCTTTATGGGATGCACTAGGATCGAGTACATTCTTGCGGCACTTTCAACCGTGTCCCGTTGCCAATCCGCACGACCACGATTACTACCAAGCCATGCTCAAGGCACTGACTCAACAGAACACCGCCCTCCAAACCCTCAACCTTTCGCATCACGTCATGAGCGACGCAACGTGGACGCAACTGTGTCAATACACGTTGGCGTCGCATCCTACCCTTGAAAGTCTAGACGTACGGGGATGTCTAGTGTCGCCCGAGATTGCGTTCGCAACACTGTACGAGAATAATAACGGTAGCGGTGTCAAGACACCACTGCAAAAAAATGGCGATTCCCAATCTTCCGATGCGATGCCAACGGTACCGCGCACACGGGTGCTCTTGGAACTCGTCCGGACTAATCCTCGCATTCGACATATTCGGTACAGCAGCGACGGTGCTCACGCCGACAATGACGTACCACCTTCGCATTTGCGATCCACTCTAGAAACCGCCCTGTGCCACAATCGCTACCGGGACGCCGTGTCGACCTTTCTAGACGCAAGTCGGGACGGATCGAAACTCTCGTTGCTCCCTAACGCTCTCGCCAAGATGCAAACCGAGCCGGACTGCATGGCGGCAGCAAGTCTTTCCTACACATTACTGTCGCAAACAATCGATATTTTGCGGCTGTAA